A genomic region of Dickeya solani IPO 2222 contains the following coding sequences:
- a CDS encoding MBOAT family O-acyltransferase: MNFLSVEFSFCFVALFLIYWIFSPWIKIQNLILLVTSYGLIFLSSWQSLTVLLLFSACVFFLLKLAVNVELRKLSVYLLMFFTVFFFVMFKYYSGLRDGVQTTLSEYDITISLPVLNVLLPIGLSFYIFNAVSLVVSVAKGEIKQSNIFNTLLYLSFFPTFLSGPINRATRLLPQIETKHPRQLTEWPRALFLIALAMAKLFGLNEWLDENYVSSVFTDPENYTGWQCLLATYAWAWQIYFNFSGYTNLVTGIAILLGFQINANFAHPYVAENIKDFWRRWHISLSSFIRDYIYIPLGGSRQGWWHTQLNIFIAMVLSGVWHGTSITFLMWGGIHGIGLIVYNFWVKYRQTKNTILIPGCIARLLTFHFVCLAWIFFKAGSVHDALHMLGIISRADVAQLTVNEMWGIAGFIVLSIVYPSLITLRENIANTLKRLEWYMVPFVIVSFLALVFFFSPSGVPGFIYANF, translated from the coding sequence ATGAATTTTCTTTCTGTCGAGTTTTCCTTTTGTTTTGTCGCCTTATTTTTGATTTATTGGATTTTTTCTCCCTGGATAAAAATACAGAATCTTATCCTGCTTGTGACGAGTTATGGCCTCATTTTTCTATCCAGCTGGCAGTCTCTGACGGTATTGCTGTTGTTTAGTGCTTGTGTTTTTTTTCTTTTAAAGTTAGCGGTTAATGTTGAATTAAGAAAACTTTCTGTTTATTTGTTGATGTTTTTTACTGTTTTTTTCTTTGTTATGTTTAAGTATTACTCAGGTCTGCGCGATGGTGTGCAAACGACACTCAGTGAGTATGATATTACTATCAGTCTTCCCGTGCTTAATGTGTTGCTTCCTATTGGCTTATCATTCTATATATTTAACGCCGTTAGTCTGGTTGTGTCCGTTGCAAAAGGAGAGATAAAGCAAAGTAATATTTTTAATACTTTGCTTTATCTAAGCTTTTTCCCCACCTTTCTTTCCGGACCGATCAATCGGGCAACCAGACTATTACCCCAGATAGAGACAAAACATCCGCGCCAGCTAACAGAATGGCCACGGGCTCTGTTTCTTATTGCATTAGCGATGGCCAAGCTATTCGGCTTAAACGAATGGCTGGATGAAAACTATGTTTCATCTGTATTCACCGATCCCGAAAATTATACTGGCTGGCAGTGTCTATTGGCGACTTACGCATGGGCCTGGCAGATTTATTTCAACTTTTCTGGTTACACTAATTTGGTAACAGGGATTGCTATTTTACTTGGGTTTCAGATAAACGCCAACTTTGCACATCCTTATGTTGCTGAAAATATAAAAGATTTTTGGCGTCGATGGCATATAAGCCTGTCTTCATTCATTCGTGATTATATCTATATTCCGTTAGGGGGAAGTCGACAGGGATGGTGGCATACGCAACTCAACATTTTCATTGCGATGGTATTGTCTGGTGTCTGGCATGGTACCAGTATTACCTTTTTAATGTGGGGAGGAATACATGGTATCGGGTTGATTGTCTATAACTTCTGGGTTAAATATCGTCAGACGAAAAACACAATTCTGATACCAGGATGTATAGCGCGGTTACTCACCTTTCATTTTGTTTGTCTGGCCTGGATTTTCTTTAAGGCTGGCAGTGTGCATGATGCGTTACACATGCTGGGGATTATCTCCAGAGCAGATGTGGCGCAGTTGACGGTAAACGAGATGTGGGGAATTGCTGGTTTTATTGTTTTATCAATTGTCTATCCATCGTTAATAACACTGCGTGAAAATATCGCTAATACGCTGAAACGCCTCGAATGGTATATGGTGCCTTTCGTAATCGTTTCATTTTTAGCGTTGGTTTTCTTTTTTTCGCCTTCTGGCGTGCCGGGATTTATCTATGCGAACTTCTGA
- a CDS encoding DUF459 domain-containing protein → MRTSEYRTTLAHVFKSLFVILSCMVGLIWLDQQSINSYWELHFHTKSPWDGITSPSWIFGNHLMKASLAAKDTFVESLASAPEGNTLQSMPDDDTAPVPLQHTATPSGKKPLPSAAAKEPANHVDGNSTNRSVNSTGNASSEAGTVVLKNGQTVLFIGDSMMEGVAPHVIKMLRDRYSVAGIDLSKRSTGLTYPRFFNWPLILSRELEKRQNIGLLVVFLGSNDPWDMPSGNGKNFLKFESPAWESAYRDRIRSILNLAREKQIPVIWVSPPNVENKKLNHGINYINGLFESEVKAENEISIRGNEVFGYQNSVYSPDMEQDKTKVRIRTNDGVHFSLTGQKMIAERIFSKINVRPSLNEVSH, encoded by the coding sequence ATGCGAACTTCTGAATACCGCACCACGTTGGCTCATGTTTTTAAGAGCCTGTTTGTGATATTGAGCTGTATGGTTGGGTTGATATGGCTGGATCAGCAATCAATCAATAGTTATTGGGAGCTACATTTTCATACTAAAAGTCCGTGGGATGGCATCACCAGTCCATCATGGATATTCGGTAATCATCTGATGAAAGCCTCACTGGCAGCCAAAGATACATTTGTGGAGAGCCTGGCATCGGCTCCAGAAGGCAATACATTGCAGTCGATGCCTGACGACGACACAGCACCTGTACCACTGCAGCACACAGCAACCCCTTCTGGGAAAAAACCGTTACCCTCTGCCGCTGCCAAAGAGCCTGCCAATCACGTTGACGGCAATTCAACTAACCGTTCTGTGAACAGTACCGGCAATGCCAGTAGCGAGGCAGGTACTGTGGTATTGAAAAATGGGCAGACCGTCCTGTTTATTGGTGATTCTATGATGGAGGGCGTAGCGCCTCACGTCATTAAAATGTTACGCGACCGCTATAGTGTGGCCGGTATTGATTTAAGTAAACGTAGCACTGGCCTGACGTATCCCCGTTTTTTCAACTGGCCGTTAATATTGAGCCGTGAGTTGGAAAAAAGGCAGAATATTGGGTTGTTGGTGGTGTTTTTAGGATCAAACGATCCCTGGGATATGCCGTCTGGTAATGGTAAGAATTTCCTGAAGTTTGAGTCGCCTGCGTGGGAGAGCGCGTATCGTGACCGTATTCGTTCTATACTGAATTTAGCTCGTGAAAAACAGATTCCTGTCATATGGGTTTCTCCCCCGAATGTAGAGAATAAGAAACTCAATCATGGGATTAATTATATTAATGGTTTGTTTGAGTCCGAAGTAAAAGCTGAAAATGAAATATCCATTCGGGGGAATGAGGTGTTTGGCTATCAGAATAGTGTCTATTCCCCTGATATGGAACAGGATAAGACGAAAGTACGGATTCGCACTAATGATGGTGTTCATTTCTCGCTAACGGGACAAAAAATGATTGCCGAACGTATTTTTTCGAAAATAAACGTGAGGCCCTCATTGAACGAGGTAAGTCATTAG